One window of the Defluviitalea raffinosedens genome contains the following:
- the pfkB gene encoding 1-phosphofructokinase, translating to MIVTVTLNPALDKTIQIDTFRISEVNRVLSVREDAGGKGINVSKLIHSLGGETIAVGAVAGAVGDFIEKQLDELGTPHDFVHTEGNTRTNTKIVDISLKTYTDINEPGTPLSQEALDQIEEKIFKYATEDGVVVFSGSIPSNVGKDIYGRWIKKVKAKGIKTILDADGELLKKGIEAGPYLIKPNIHELEMLYNKKFETREEAIRFAKNLLDYDIEIIALSMGGHGCAFITKDKIYFAKAIPVEVKSTVGAGDSMVAALAYAIQKNASLKEAIKLAVAAATASITNEGTQMGTKDQIEFWKDRVEFELLVL from the coding sequence ATGATTGTAACCGTTACATTAAATCCTGCATTAGACAAAACCATTCAGATAGATACTTTTCGCATTTCTGAAGTGAACAGAGTGTTATCTGTCAGAGAAGATGCAGGGGGCAAAGGCATCAATGTATCCAAGCTTATACATAGTCTAGGCGGAGAGACAATCGCTGTCGGTGCAGTGGCCGGTGCAGTGGGAGACTTTATTGAAAAACAATTGGATGAACTGGGTACACCTCATGATTTTGTGCATACAGAAGGCAATACAAGAACCAATACAAAAATAGTAGATATTTCTTTAAAAACGTATACGGATATCAATGAACCAGGCACTCCGCTTTCCCAAGAAGCACTGGACCAGATAGAAGAAAAAATCTTTAAATATGCAACGGAAGATGGGGTTGTAGTTTTTTCGGGCAGTATACCTAGTAACGTTGGGAAAGATATATATGGGCGCTGGATTAAAAAAGTGAAGGCAAAAGGTATAAAGACCATTTTGGATGCAGATGGAGAACTGCTTAAAAAAGGCATTGAAGCTGGACCATATCTCATCAAACCTAATATCCATGAGCTGGAAATGCTTTATAACAAAAAATTTGAAACCAGGGAAGAAGCCATACGATTCGCTAAGAATTTGTTGGATTATGACATAGAAATTATTGCATTGTCTATGGGAGGCCATGGATGCGCTTTTATTACAAAGGATAAAATATATTTTGCAAAAGCAATACCTGTAGAGGTAAAAAGCACGGTAGGAGCTGGAGACTCAATGGTTGCAGCCCTTGCCTACGCCATTCAAAAAAATGCATCCCTTAAAGAAGCTATCAAACTGGCGGTGGCAGCAGCTACAGCCAGTATTACGAATGAAGGAACCCAGATGGGTACAAAAGATCAGATTGAGTTCTGGAAAGATCGAGTAGAATTTGAACTTCTGGTTTTATAA
- a CDS encoding YbaB/EbfC family nucleoid-associated protein: MAKRSFGGGIPGNMNNLLKQAQKMQKEMEKMQQELEEKAITATAGGGAVEVVFNGKKQMQSITIKPEVIDPDDVEMLQDLILAAVNEGLRQVDELANQQMGRITGGINLPGGLF, translated from the coding sequence ATGGCAAAAAGAAGTTTTGGCGGTGGAATACCTGGAAATATGAATAATTTATTAAAACAAGCTCAAAAGATGCAAAAAGAAATGGAAAAGATGCAGCAGGAGCTGGAAGAAAAAGCAATCACTGCAACTGCAGGAGGCGGTGCTGTAGAAGTTGTATTTAACGGCAAGAAGCAAATGCAGTCTATTACCATTAAGCCAGAAGTTATTGATCCGGATGATGTAGAAATGCTTCAAGATTTAATTCTTGCGGCTGTTAACGAAGGACTTCGCCAAGTGGATGAACTCGCTAATCAGCAAATGGGAAGAATTACAGGAGGAATCAATTTACCAGGAGGTCTTTTCTAA
- the ptsP gene encoding phosphoenolpyruvate--protein phosphotransferase, whose amino-acid sequence MDFLKGVGVSPGIAIGRVFLKEDIAIEIKNETIQNPEEEIKRFKDAIEKSKQQLQELYEYALKKVGKHEAQVFAAHTMILEDEELIEKVNEKIRTEFKNVEWALKEVTDEFIKLFEEMDNEYLKERALDIRDVTLRMLRNLSGIEDHSLVLLKEPAVVVAKDLTPSDTAQMDKDKVIGFITEEGGKTSHSAIIARSLEIPAVAGLSGITSQVKHGDMVAFDGSEGKVYIHPDEKTIKHFKEKKERYEQRIQLFEQLKNSEAITKDNIRLEVACNIGSPADVDRVIEKNADGIGLFRSEFLYMNRNDFPSEEEQFDAYKTVAQKMKEKPVVIRTFDIGGDKELSYLDFPKEMNPFLGCRAIRFCLERIDLFKTQLRAILRASAFGNIKMMFPMISIFDELVQAKQILEEVKESLRNEGIAFNEKMEVGMMMETPSAALLADLFAKHVDFFSIGTNDLIQYTLAVDRLNPHVSHLYSPYNPSVLRSIKNIIDAAHKENVWVGMCGEAASDPKLVPVLIGMGLDEFSMNPASVLEVKWMIRQHSREEMKAVAEQVLKFATADEIERFLESNDNIHLF is encoded by the coding sequence ATGGACTTTCTTAAGGGAGTTGGAGTATCACCCGGAATTGCTATAGGCAGAGTATTTCTAAAAGAAGATATTGCCATTGAGATTAAAAACGAAACAATACAGAATCCAGAAGAGGAAATAAAAAGATTTAAAGATGCCATAGAAAAAAGTAAACAGCAATTACAGGAGCTGTACGAATACGCTTTAAAAAAAGTAGGAAAACATGAAGCGCAGGTTTTTGCTGCCCATACCATGATTTTAGAAGATGAAGAACTGATTGAAAAAGTAAATGAGAAAATTCGTACAGAATTCAAAAATGTCGAATGGGCATTAAAAGAAGTTACGGATGAATTTATTAAACTTTTTGAAGAAATGGATAACGAATATCTAAAAGAAAGAGCATTGGATATCAGAGATGTTACGCTAAGAATGCTAAGGAATTTATCAGGCATTGAGGATCATAGCCTTGTACTTCTTAAAGAACCGGCTGTGGTTGTAGCAAAGGATTTAACACCTTCTGATACAGCACAGATGGATAAAGATAAAGTGATTGGCTTTATTACAGAAGAAGGCGGCAAGACTTCTCACTCTGCCATTATAGCCAGATCTTTAGAAATTCCAGCCGTTGCAGGCCTTAGTGGCATCACTTCGCAAGTAAAGCATGGGGATATGGTTGCTTTTGACGGTTCAGAAGGAAAAGTCTATATTCATCCTGATGAAAAAACAATAAAGCATTTCAAAGAAAAGAAAGAAAGATATGAACAGCGCATTCAGCTGTTTGAACAGTTAAAGAACAGTGAAGCCATTACAAAAGACAACATTCGACTGGAAGTTGCTTGCAATATCGGAAGTCCGGCTGATGTTGATCGTGTGATAGAAAAAAATGCAGATGGCATAGGACTGTTTAGATCAGAATTCTTATACATGAACAGAAATGATTTCCCATCAGAAGAAGAACAGTTTGATGCTTACAAGACGGTTGCTCAGAAAATGAAAGAAAAACCTGTGGTCATCAGAACTTTTGACATTGGTGGGGACAAAGAGTTAAGTTATCTAGACTTTCCAAAAGAAATGAATCCTTTCTTAGGCTGCCGTGCCATTAGATTTTGTCTTGAACGCATCGATTTATTTAAGACACAGTTAAGGGCTATTTTAAGAGCCAGTGCATTTGGAAATATTAAAATGATGTTTCCTATGATATCAATATTTGATGAATTGGTTCAGGCAAAACAGATTTTAGAGGAAGTGAAAGAGTCTCTCCGAAATGAAGGTATTGCATTCAATGAAAAAATGGAAGTAGGCATGATGATGGAAACTCCTTCTGCTGCCTTACTCGCAGATTTATTTGCAAAACATGTTGACTTCTTTAGTATTGGAACCAATGACCTCATACAGTATACCCTTGCTGTAGACCGTTTAAATCCCCATGTATCCCATTTATACAGTCCATACAACCCATCCGTATTAAGAAGCATTAAAAATATTATTGATGCAGCCCATAAAGAAAATGTTTGGGTTGGTATGTGTGGTGAAGCAGCATCCGATCCTAAATTGGTACCTGTATTAATAGGTATGGGTCTGGATGAATTTAGCATGAATCCTGCTTCAGTTCTGGAAGTAAAATGGATGATCAGGCAGCATTCCAGGGAAGAAATGAAGGCTGTTGCAGAACAAGTATTGAAGTTTGCAACAGCGGATGAAATAGAAAGATTTTTAGAGAGCAATGACAACATCCATTTATTTTAA
- a CDS encoding flavodoxin domain-containing protein, with translation MSKAVVLYKSKYGSTKKYAEWIANALNCDLYECSKIKPESLLSYDTIVFGGGLYASGINGVSLITKNFQRIKDKQIIVFTVGLSSTDEKEKFKPILEKNFTQEILNKIKIFHLRGGIDYKKLNFIHKIMMSMLKSIISRKKPEEMTDEDRGVLETFGSKVDFTDQKTIEPIISYIQTLGNASA, from the coding sequence ATGAGTAAAGCGGTTGTGCTATACAAATCAAAATATGGCAGTACAAAGAAATATGCAGAATGGATTGCCAATGCATTAAACTGTGACCTGTATGAATGTTCTAAGATTAAACCTGAAAGCTTATTATCCTACGATACCATAGTTTTCGGGGGAGGATTATATGCCAGCGGTATTAATGGTGTTTCCCTTATTACTAAAAATTTTCAGCGCATAAAAGATAAACAGATCATTGTTTTTACTGTAGGCTTATCCTCAACGGATGAAAAAGAAAAATTTAAGCCTATCTTAGAAAAAAATTTTACCCAAGAAATCCTAAACAAGATCAAGATCTTTCATCTTCGGGGAGGCATTGATTATAAAAAACTTAACTTTATCCATAAGATTATGATGAGTATGCTAAAGTCCATAATATCCAGGAAAAAGCCAGAGGAAATGACGGATGAGGACAGAGGAGTGTTAGAGACTTTTGGAAGCAAAGTGGACTTTACGGATCAAAAGACCATTGAGCCCATCATTTCATATATTCAAACCCTTGGTAATGCATCTGCATAA
- a CDS encoding VOC family protein — MRIEHVAMYVNDLEKTKDFFITYFNAKSNDGYHNKNTNFKSYFLTFDHGARLEIMNKPNMEDIDKTLFRTGLIHIAFSVGSIEKVNELTERLRKDGYKVISGPRITGDGYYESCIIGIEGNQIEITV; from the coding sequence ATGAGAATTGAACATGTTGCAATGTATGTAAATGACTTGGAAAAGACAAAGGATTTCTTTATCACTTACTTCAATGCGAAATCAAATGATGGATACCATAATAAGAATACTAATTTTAAATCATATTTTTTAACATTTGATCATGGGGCAAGATTAGAAATTATGAATAAACCGAATATGGAGGATATAGATAAAACTTTGTTCCGTACTGGGCTAATTCATATTGCTTTCAGTGTTGGAAGCATAGAAAAGGTTAATGAACTTACAGAGCGCCTCAGAAAAGATGGCTATAAAGTAATTAGTGGTCCAAGAATTACTGGCGACGGATATTATGAAAGCTGCATAATTGGTATAGAGGGAAATCAAATTGAGATAACAGTATAA
- the dnaX gene encoding DNA polymerase III subunit gamma/tau yields the protein MSYMALYRKKRPKSFEDVLGQDHIVTTLKNQVKSGRIAHAYLFCGTRGTGKTSTAKIFAKVVNCKEPVDGQPCNQCSLCKAMDEGRSMNVIEIDAASNNGVDNIREIREEVKYSPTEGKYKIYIIDEVHMLSTGAFNALLKTLEEPPAHIIFILATTDPQKIPATILSRCQRFDFRRISIEDIALRLKQYMKEENVDIEDKALHYIARLSEGSMRDALSILDQCISFHYGKSITLEHVLDMLGAVDSDIFFEFTSILHHQDSLKAIELIDQIMMKGRDIGQFVMDFISHLRNLLIVQSTSNPESILDVTKEHVEILKKQAKEVDGVSLLRWIRIFSELSNELKYTDQKRILLEVNIIKICQPIMDESRDVLLDRIKLLEQKLSQGLMVATKEEVKPELKALTETKPQVVKPKAVSKDIKKGVDLWNDIKLGFDPMLQALLTDTKAGYLEDDIYYIVFKDSVIIDAIKKNHGNAIIEKIEETLKKEVNVKFISIAEYEKKYKEIYGNVKESSEETDHIEKVIQFFQDQNIHLEVW from the coding sequence ATGTCCTACATGGCCCTGTACAGAAAAAAGAGACCTAAAAGTTTTGAAGATGTATTAGGACAAGATCATATTGTAACGACCTTAAAAAACCAGGTTAAATCCGGGCGAATTGCTCATGCATACCTTTTCTGTGGAACGAGGGGGACGGGGAAAACTTCTACTGCAAAGATTTTTGCCAAGGTTGTCAATTGCAAAGAACCTGTTGACGGACAGCCCTGCAACCAATGCAGTTTGTGCAAAGCCATGGATGAAGGAAGAAGTATGAATGTCATCGAAATAGACGCAGCTTCCAATAATGGAGTGGATAATATCAGGGAGATAAGAGAAGAGGTAAAGTATTCTCCCACAGAAGGCAAATACAAGATCTATATTATTGACGAAGTGCATATGCTTTCTACGGGAGCATTCAATGCACTTTTAAAAACTCTGGAAGAACCTCCTGCCCATATTATTTTCATATTGGCAACGACTGATCCTCAGAAAATTCCTGCCACCATCTTATCCAGGTGCCAAAGATTCGATTTTAGAAGAATCTCTATCGAAGACATTGCCTTAAGGTTAAAGCAATACATGAAGGAAGAAAATGTTGATATTGAAGATAAAGCACTGCATTATATCGCTCGTTTATCAGAAGGATCCATGAGGGATGCCCTAAGTATATTGGATCAGTGTATATCTTTCCACTATGGAAAATCCATTACTCTTGAACATGTATTGGATATGCTGGGGGCAGTGGATAGTGATATTTTCTTTGAATTTACATCCATACTGCATCATCAGGATAGTTTAAAAGCCATAGAGCTCATTGATCAAATTATGATGAAAGGCCGGGATATTGGCCAATTTGTTATGGATTTTATTTCTCATCTTAGAAATTTACTGATCGTACAAAGTACAAGCAATCCGGAAAGTATTCTGGATGTGACCAAAGAACATGTTGAGATTCTAAAGAAACAGGCAAAAGAAGTGGATGGGGTTTCACTGTTAAGATGGATTCGTATATTTTCAGAGTTATCCAATGAATTAAAATATACGGATCAAAAGAGAATCTTGCTTGAAGTGAACATTATAAAGATCTGTCAGCCGATAATGGATGAATCCAGAGATGTTTTGCTCGATAGAATTAAGCTGTTGGAGCAAAAGCTGTCTCAAGGGCTTATGGTAGCCACTAAAGAAGAAGTTAAACCTGAGCTCAAAGCTCTGACAGAAACTAAACCTCAAGTTGTAAAACCTAAAGCAGTTTCTAAAGATATTAAAAAGGGAGTCGATCTGTGGAATGATATCAAGCTGGGATTTGATCCGATGCTGCAGGCACTGCTTACAGATACCAAGGCTGGTTATTTAGAAGACGATATTTATTACATTGTGTTTAAAGATTCTGTGATCATAGACGCTATAAAAAAGAACCATGGGAATGCAATAATAGAAAAAATAGAAGAAACTTTGAAAAAAGAAGTGAATGTAAAGTTCATATCCATTGCAGAATATGAAAAGAAGTATAAAGAAATCTATGGAAATGTAAAAGAATCATCAGAAGAAACAGATCACATCGAAAAAGTAATACAGTTTTTCCAGGATCAAAACATTCATTTGGAAGTATGGTAA
- the recR gene encoding recombination mediator RecR, producing the protein MGYYGDPMVKLIEALSSLPGIGAKTAQRLAFHIIHMPDENVENLSNAIIQAKKNIKYCSVCYTLTDKEKCDICSDPKRDEKTIMVVEDPRDMAAYERTKEYKGLYHILHGAISPMLGIGPKDIKIQELLERIQNTEVNEVILATNPNIEGEATAMYISKLLKPLGIKVTRIANGVPVGGDLEYVDEVTLSRALEGRREL; encoded by the coding sequence ATGGGGTATTATGGAGATCCCATGGTGAAACTGATAGAAGCTCTCTCCAGCCTTCCGGGTATTGGAGCAAAAACTGCGCAGAGGCTTGCTTTTCATATTATTCATATGCCGGATGAAAATGTAGAAAATTTATCCAATGCAATTATTCAGGCAAAAAAAAATATAAAATATTGCAGTGTATGTTATACCTTAACGGATAAAGAAAAATGTGATATATGTTCTGATCCTAAAAGAGATGAAAAAACCATAATGGTTGTGGAAGACCCAAGGGATATGGCAGCCTATGAAAGAACGAAAGAGTATAAGGGTTTATATCATATACTCCATGGCGCCATTTCACCCATGCTGGGTATTGGGCCTAAGGATATAAAAATTCAGGAACTTTTAGAAAGAATACAAAATACTGAGGTTAATGAAGTCATTCTTGCAACCAATCCCAACATAGAGGGAGAAGCCACTGCAATGTATATCAGCAAACTTTTAAAACCTCTGGGCATTAAAGTGACCCGTATTGCCAACGGTGTTCCGGTTGGAGGAGACTTGGAATATGTAGATGAAGTTACTCTATCAAGGGCATTGGAAGGACGACGGGAACTGTAA
- a CDS encoding PTS sugar transporter subunit IIA, whose amino-acid sequence MELSADEPIQNGAECLKLPVLKMNNIKLGLPSVGKKDAIKMAGRVLADSGYVTENYIDAMLQREEDLSTYIGNGVAIPHGVGEAKKEIKQTGISILQFPEGVDFGTEKAYLVVGLAGTDDEHLSILSNLAAIIEDEKIVEQMKNTADAEFVYKVLTRQ is encoded by the coding sequence ATGGAATTATCTGCTGACGAACCTATACAGAATGGAGCTGAATGTCTTAAACTTCCTGTACTTAAAATGAACAATATAAAGCTAGGGCTGCCTTCTGTAGGCAAGAAAGATGCAATTAAAATGGCAGGAAGAGTTTTAGCGGATAGCGGATATGTAACAGAAAATTACATCGATGCGATGCTTCAAAGAGAAGAAGATTTATCGACCTATATCGGCAATGGAGTAGCTATCCCCCATGGAGTTGGAGAAGCAAAGAAAGAAATAAAGCAAACAGGCATTTCCATTTTACAGTTCCCAGAGGGAGTAGATTTTGGAACTGAAAAAGCTTATTTAGTTGTTGGCCTTGCAGGAACTGACGATGAGCATTTAAGCATTTTGTCAAATCTCGCAGCCATTATAGAAGACGAGAAGATCGTAGAGCAGATGAAAAATACAGCTGATGCAGAATTCGTTTATAAGGTACTTACACGACAATGA
- the tadA gene encoding tRNA adenosine(34) deaminase TadA: MEDLEIYYMKEALLLAKKAFQLDEVPIGAIITYNNQIIGRGYNQRNTKKNPLSHAEIQAIEEAAVYLGDWRLEGCTMYVTLEPCPMCAGAIVQARMDKVVFGTRNPKAGCGGSILNILQEKAFNHQVEIVEGVCMEECSSILKEFFSKMRLKRE; the protein is encoded by the coding sequence ATGGAAGATTTGGAAATCTACTATATGAAAGAAGCTTTGCTTTTGGCCAAAAAAGCTTTTCAACTAGATGAAGTACCGATTGGAGCAATTATTACTTATAATAACCAAATTATAGGCAGAGGATATAACCAAAGAAATACTAAGAAAAATCCTCTCTCCCATGCAGAAATTCAAGCTATAGAGGAAGCGGCAGTTTACTTAGGGGATTGGCGCCTTGAGGGCTGTACCATGTATGTGACCTTAGAACCTTGCCCGATGTGTGCCGGTGCCATTGTGCAAGCCAGAATGGATAAAGTGGTTTTTGGAACAAGGAATCCCAAGGCAGGCTGTGGAGGTTCTATTCTTAATATTTTGCAAGAAAAGGCTTTCAATCATCAGGTAGAAATTGTGGAAGGAGTCTGTATGGAGGAATGTAGCAGCATTTTAAAAGAATTCTTTTCAAAAATGCGCCTAAAAAGGGAATAA
- a CDS encoding HPr family phosphocarrier protein, whose translation MKQVEVTLMNEEGLHARPASIFAKTAFKFKSDIKVYKNGNKDKEYNPKSILSVLSMGAAKGDTLLITAEGEDEDLAVEELKKLVESKFGE comes from the coding sequence ATGAAGCAAGTAGAAGTAACATTGATGAATGAGGAAGGTTTACATGCAAGACCTGCAAGTATTTTTGCAAAAACTGCTTTTAAATTCAAATCAGACATTAAAGTATACAAGAATGGAAATAAGGATAAAGAGTATAACCCTAAAAGCATTTTATCCGTACTGAGCATGGGTGCAGCCAAAGGAGATACATTATTGATTACAGCAGAGGGAGAAGATGAGGATTTAGCTGTAGAAGAACTTAAAAAGCTTGTAGAAAGCAAATTTGGCGAATAA
- a CDS encoding YcxB family protein: MEQPKITIHTTMSKEDYRKFLYIATFRRNKAIIPFIAFLALIGSTIVSLDNGQFNFIKLIISWIFLFALAIVVVIFKVERKNAQRIKTDKTGAFDSINTLKFYEDRLVIENEGLKSTGELKYDQFFALMETKDYFIFYLTGNQASLVRKKDVEDLNAFREFIIKKFEGRYKHI; the protein is encoded by the coding sequence ATGGAACAACCTAAAATCACTATTCATACAACGATGTCCAAAGAAGACTACAGGAAATTTTTGTACATTGCAACCTTCAGAAGAAACAAGGCGATCATTCCTTTCATAGCATTCCTTGCTTTGATTGGGAGCACCATAGTGAGTCTGGATAATGGCCAGTTTAATTTTATAAAACTTATTATAAGCTGGATCTTTTTGTTTGCACTGGCAATCGTCGTCGTTATATTTAAAGTTGAAAGGAAAAATGCACAGCGCATCAAAACAGATAAAACAGGCGCTTTTGATAGCATAAACACCTTAAAATTTTATGAAGACAGACTGGTTATAGAGAATGAGGGACTTAAATCCACTGGCGAGCTAAAGTATGATCAATTTTTTGCTTTAATGGAAACAAAAGATTATTTTATTTTCTATTTAACGGGAAACCAGGCATCCTTGGTAAGGAAAAAAGATGTAGAGGATCTGAATGCTTTCAGGGAATTTATCATTAAAAAGTTTGAAGGCAGATATAAACATATATAA
- a CDS encoding BglG family transcription antiterminator yields the protein MYISPRVSKIIRILCEKSNYITIESIARQLEVSSRTILRELDDVEQWLKVNGYKLDKKKGTGIRLKVDEKQKKHILEILESQKVEKVFLAEERQPLILSELLLNAKIIKMYYFAHIFDITEGTVRSDLEKVEEWLEKFSLRIVKKRGLGIYVEGEEKDIRRACKALIYEYIDESYILNFIRSNIRQTVKVMDHTEPTIQDKILGFMDLNTIKWLDELITEIQKQLGYQLADDAYCALLVHMAIAIRRIKNHGKITFEYKILQQIKATKEFKIVSELVHSLGSKLSIEFSEPEIIDITMHVKGCGGKDTLFGTESSMIEDFKLIKMAKEMIRIAEIGLGYYLEQNEKLLVGLVRHLGPAINRMKMNLDIRNPLLQEIKKSYPQLFKVAGECAKVMEKYEAIHVPEEEIAYIAMHFGAAMEHRKKERSAIHHRIVVACSSGIGASRMLSSRIEKEFPYIHIVDCISTLNIDSEMLKSRDVELIVSTVPIPQCSLPVVVVNPLFNEKNKEELEKFLANRQENQNGTYFKQKTMSLKEKLEILNIYNRKIIQVLDHFRLLRDVSIKNVDEAIAFVTSQVVEGEQARKMLIDDLIHREKQGSTLLEQKEIMLLHCLSAAVDSLYFWIIRPNNIFYIKDLDGNNKPVAIISVMLAPKKTEQEGLDVLSEITKELMENSRFTYLIREKLEHEIYGELSEILERFYLQKSLNIN from the coding sequence ATGTATATCAGTCCCCGAGTAAGTAAAATCATTCGTATATTATGTGAAAAATCCAATTATATTACGATTGAATCCATTGCCAGGCAGTTGGAGGTAAGTTCAAGGACCATATTGCGAGAACTTGACGATGTGGAGCAATGGCTTAAAGTCAATGGGTATAAATTAGACAAGAAAAAAGGGACTGGTATCCGGCTGAAAGTTGATGAAAAACAGAAGAAACATATCTTGGAAATTCTTGAAAGCCAAAAAGTAGAGAAAGTATTTTTGGCAGAAGAACGGCAACCCCTTATATTAAGTGAATTATTGCTGAACGCAAAAATCATAAAGATGTATTACTTTGCTCATATCTTTGACATTACAGAGGGCACAGTAAGAAGCGATTTGGAGAAAGTCGAAGAGTGGTTAGAGAAATTCAGCCTTCGGATTGTCAAAAAAAGAGGGCTGGGAATCTATGTTGAAGGTGAAGAAAAAGATATTCGCCGGGCCTGTAAAGCTTTAATTTATGAATATATAGATGAATCTTATATATTAAACTTCATTAGAAGCAACATACGGCAGACCGTTAAAGTTATGGATCATACAGAGCCTACGATACAAGATAAAATTCTGGGATTTATGGATCTTAATACGATTAAATGGTTGGATGAATTGATTACAGAGATCCAAAAGCAACTAGGTTACCAATTGGCAGACGATGCATACTGTGCATTGCTTGTGCATATGGCAATCGCAATCAGAAGAATAAAAAACCACGGAAAGATTACGTTCGAGTATAAAATACTGCAACAGATCAAAGCAACAAAGGAATTCAAAATCGTTTCAGAGCTTGTTCATTCTTTAGGAAGCAAATTGAGTATAGAATTTTCAGAGCCTGAAATTATTGATATAACCATGCATGTAAAAGGCTGCGGAGGCAAAGACACACTATTTGGCACTGAAAGTTCTATGATAGAAGATTTTAAATTAATTAAAATGGCCAAAGAAATGATTCGTATTGCCGAAATTGGCCTGGGCTATTATTTAGAACAGAATGAAAAGCTTCTTGTTGGGCTTGTACGACATTTGGGACCGGCAATCAACAGGATGAAAATGAATTTAGACATCAGAAATCCATTGTTGCAAGAAATAAAAAAATCATATCCCCAGCTTTTTAAAGTTGCAGGGGAATGTGCGAAAGTAATGGAAAAGTATGAAGCCATCCATGTACCTGAAGAAGAAATCGCATACATTGCAATGCACTTTGGAGCTGCAATGGAGCATAGAAAAAAAGAACGCAGTGCTATACACCATCGTATAGTTGTTGCCTGTTCCAGTGGAATTGGGGCATCAAGGATGTTATCCAGCAGGATAGAAAAGGAATTTCCTTATATTCATATAGTGGATTGCATTTCTACCCTGAATATTGACAGTGAGATGCTTAAAAGCAGAGATGTTGAGCTTATCGTATCTACAGTACCCATTCCCCAATGCAGTTTACCCGTTGTTGTGGTTAACCCGCTTTTTAATGAGAAGAACAAAGAAGAACTGGAAAAGTTTTTGGCAAACCGGCAAGAAAATCAAAATGGAACATATTTTAAGCAAAAAACCATGTCCCTGAAAGAAAAACTTGAAATTCTCAATATCTATAACAGAAAAATCATACAAGTATTAGATCATTTTCGACTTTTACGGGATGTAAGCATTAAAAATGTAGATGAAGCCATCGCATTTGTTACAAGTCAAGTGGTGGAAGGCGAACAGGCACGCAAAATGCTCATAGATGATCTGATCCATCGTGAAAAACAAGGCTCAACTTTATTAGAACAGAAAGAGATTATGCTTCTTCACTGCCTGAGTGCTGCAGTGGATTCCTTATATTTTTGGATTATACGTCCCAATAATATTTTTTATATTAAGGATCTAGATGGTAATAATAAACCTGTAGCCATTATATCTGTTATGCTGGCGCCGAAAAAAACAGAACAAGAGGGTCTTGATGTTTTAAGTGAAATCACAAAAGAATTAATGGAAAACTCAAGATTTACTTATCTAATCAGGGAAAAATTAGAACACGAGATTTATGGCGAACTAAGTGAAATCCTGGAGCGATTTTATTTGCAAAAGAGTTTAAATATTAATTAA
- a CDS encoding DivIVA domain-containing protein has translation MKTDFSIVRKGYDPQQVDSYISTLQSQIDNYKEKEQAITQAIVSAQMISDQLISDAKKEAEQIKNDAKCRLSKMKNMLDQAEENLKAFQKEYQKLVSNYLTQFDEKNIHPLIDEIHSIRESLDLKEENIDEKSFEGTQAQNLVEKVNTEFSQGLSKEEMDSLFGKIE, from the coding sequence ATGAAAACAGATTTTTCTATAGTCCGCAAGGGGTATGACCCACAGCAGGTGGACTCTTACATCTCTACATTGCAAAGCCAAATAGATAACTACAAAGAAAAAGAACAAGCCATCACTCAGGCAATCGTAAGCGCTCAAATGATTTCAGACCAGCTCATATCCGACGCAAAAAAAGAAGCGGAGCAAATAAAAAATGATGCCAAGTGCCGCCTTTCTAAAATGAAAAATATGCTCGATCAAGCAGAAGAAAATTTAAAAGCTTTCCAAAAAGAATACCAAAAATTAGTCTCTAATTATCTTACTCAATTTGATGAAAAAAATATTCATCCTTTAATAGATGAAATCCATTCCATACGGGAGTCGCTTGATTTAAAAGAAGAAAATATAGATGAAAAAAGCTTTGAAGGAACCCAGGCTCAAAATTTGGTGGAAAAAGTAAATACAGAATTCTCTCAAGGCCTATCAAAAGAAGAAATGGATTCTTTATTTGGCAAAATTGAATAA